A region from the Treponema pallidum subsp. pallidum str. Nichols genome encodes:
- a CDS encoding bactofilin family protein, producing the protein MALKRVSEGHGKTVLGAKTVFDGVLRFKGNLHIRGKFSGAIDAQGCLTIAPGAVCAVQYARAVSIFVEGEVRGNLTVVDRVEMRDGSRVFGDVTASRIKICDGVTFEGSVCMTREGNVSKRDLFSVQSEQLKEHLRR; encoded by the coding sequence GTGGCGTTGAAACGGGTTAGCGAAGGGCATGGCAAGACTGTTCTGGGTGCGAAGACGGTGTTCGACGGGGTATTGCGATTCAAAGGTAACCTGCACATCAGGGGAAAGTTCTCCGGTGCTATCGATGCGCAGGGCTGTTTGACCATTGCGCCGGGTGCGGTGTGTGCAGTTCAGTACGCGCGTGCTGTTTCTATTTTTGTTGAGGGGGAAGTGAGAGGGAATCTGACGGTGGTTGATCGTGTGGAGATGAGGGATGGAAGCCGAGTGTTTGGGGATGTCACTGCTTCTAGAATTAAAATCTGTGATGGAGTTACGTTTGAGGGGTCTGTTTGCATGACTCGGGAAGGGAATGTTTCGAAGCGGGATCTATTTTCTGTCCAGTCTGAGCAATTGAAGGAGCATCTGCGTCGTTAG